The nucleotide sequence GAATACCCTCTTCTATTTTGAAATAAAATTACCTGCTCTCCTTCTTCCAGTGTAAGTTTAATTTCTTTTAACAACTTATCAGAAAAATGGCCGGTCATTTTTTTCTTCTTATATTTCTCCTGTAGGTCTACAATTTCAATCTCGGGCAATTGAACATTTCCAAACCTTCTGTCTAAGGTTACCAACTTATATTTATTGTGGGTAGCATTATAGAAAGATTCTAATGAGGGAGTAGCAGAACCAAGAATTACTTTTCCAGAATGAATGCTAGCAAGAACCACAGCGGCATCTCTGGCATTATATCTTGGAGCAGGATCAAATTGCTTAAAAGTTGTTTCATGTTCCTCATCTACTACTATTAGTCCAAGATCCTGAAAAGGCAGAAATATAGAAGATCTAGCACCAAGGATGATCCTTGCTTTTGAACTTTTATTTAGAACATGTGTGTAGACTTCCATACGCTCATTAATAGAATATTTGCTATGATAGACCAATACCTGCTCTCCAAAATAAGCTTGAAGTCTTGAAACTAGCTGGGAAGTTAAAGCTATCTCTGGCAATAGATAAAGCACCTGTTTACCTTGAGCGATAATTTTCTCGATACTTTTAATATAGATTTCCGTCTTTCCTGAAGAGGTTACACCATGCAACAAACAAACTTCATCATTCTCTAAGCCTTCTTGTATTTCATTAAATGCCTTTTCTTGCCATTCATTCAACAAGAAGGTCTGTTCTACATCATCAAGATCAAACTGAATTCTATCTGTTTTAAGATGGTATTCCACAAATACCTCTTTATCTATTAAAGCTTTTATCACAGAAGCAGAAACTCCACTTTCATTAGATAGTGTTTTTAAGAGTACAGGTTTTTTACTATTTCCATAATACTGAAACCATGTTAAAATAGCTTCACGCTGTTTAGGAGCTTTACTAAGATCATCTAGCAATTTATGCATCTCTGCTTCTTTGGTATACCTCTCATCGAGTTTAACATATCTAAGTAATCTTGGCTTATACTGTTCAAATATCTCTTGATTTATGAGAAGAATATTCTTTGCCACCATAGAATTGACTAATGGCAGAACCATCTTTCTATCCAACAACTGCATAATTTCATTAATCTTGAGAGTAGATTGGCGTTGAAGTGCTTCTACTATTAGATATTCCTGATCATTCAATGAAACATGGTCATGATCAAAAGTTTTATCTAACTCAATTAAGGTTTCACTTTCCAACAAGAATGCTCCCGGTAGCGCAGCTTTCATCACTTCACCTACGGTACACATATAATATCTAGACACCCAAAACCAAAATTCTAATTGAGTTATGGTTACAATTGACGTTTTATCTAAGATCTGCTCTATAGGCTTAGCCTCATAAACCAATGGCTTCTCATTATGGATTTTAGAAACTATTCCGGTATATATTTTTGTCTTTCCAAATGGTACAGCAACCCTAGCTCCTGGATTTAAGAAATCTGCTTCTTCCTCATTTACCTTATAAGTAAAGAGATTATCTAATGGCAGGGGCAGAATAACGTCAATATAAAAATCCATTTCTTAAGCTATGATTGTCACAAATTTAAACTTCTTTTTAAAGTAGAATAAAAAAACCACTCTTTAATAAGAGTGGTTCTATCTAAAAAGTTATAAATCAGAAAGATCTATTTTGCTCTCTGCCAAGTCTGCGTTCTATAGAAAAAGGCAATATATCCTCTAATATTTAGTAAATCTGGATTTTCTTTATCCAACCAGATCTTACATTTATATTCTTTTCCAGATTTTGGATCTGTTACCAAGCCTCCAGAGTATTCATCACCATCTTTTTCCAGACCTCGCATTACTACTAGTCCTTCTATCTTCTTGTCTTTAAGCGCACCATCACAATTGATACATCGCTTATCTCTATCTTCTTCTTTTAGAATTCTTAGTACTTTACCGTGAACTTCTCCTCCATCTTCATAGATCTCTATAATAGAGGTTGGCTTTCCCGTCTCGTCATTCACAGTTTTCCATTTCCCGAAAACCCCTTGAGCCTGAGTACTAAGATTAATAGAAACAACACATAGTAAACATAAAATCAATTTTTTCATCTTCATCTTTTCAATATATTATCAGTTATAAAATGATCTAATATGCAAACCTTCAATTATTTCTTACCTAACATGGCGTCTTTAAGATCATCATCTGCAGGCTTTTCTGATAACCAAATACCAAACAATGCTTTCTTAAATTCTAATCCTTTGATTACCCCTTTATTTTTTCCGTTCTTAGAAACTGTTACACCAACTTCTGGCACGTAAACAATATCAAAAACATCATTTTTGCTAATTTCTTCTGAGAAATAGCTTTTAAATGTATTAATTTCTGAAGCTATAGATTGTGTTTTTCCGCCAGTAGCATTTTGGAAACCTTCATCTACAGCATCTGTCATTTTTTCACTAGATATTAATTTTGAAACTATGTGAATCTTTAATGCCATAGCTTGATTAGAGCTCATTATCTCTGATGCATTAGAACTTTTAGCATTTAAATACAACGCCCCGGCATACATATCCATCCAAAACTTCTCTCTCACTCCAACACCATTTAATACAAGCTTCTGCCCTTCTGCACTCATAGTGTTTGGAACCGTCACTCCTGCGGCTTTAGTTTGAGCTTGTGTAGGTGCGAAAGCAACCATGGCGATAAATAAAATAAGTACTTTTTTCATAATTGGTTTTAAGTTTAATTTGGTTATTTTAAATTTTTCTTCATTTTTAATAAGGAGGCATTCAATTCGAAACCTAGTAACAATATATTCGAATTTATCCAAATATATACCATCATTACCAAAAGTGCTCCAATTGAACCATAAAGTTCATTATACCTTGCGAAATTCTCTATATACAAGCCAAAAAGATAAGTTGTAAGCACCATTAAAATTGTGGTAAAAGTGGCTCCCATAGATAAAAATCTTGCTTGTTTCCCTTCTTTAGTTCCAAAATAATAAAGTGTTGCAACAGCTATATAGATTAGCAATATTAATATTACATATTTTATTATAAGTGTCCAAGTTTTATTATTTCCAAAGGATCCTAAAGTACTAAGGTCATCTACCGCATAAGATAGATAAACCGCTAGTATTACAGTAATAAGCAACAACAATGCCATAACTATAGATACTCCAATAGCCACAATATATTGTTTTACCAAAGATCTATTTGCATTGGTATGATAGGAAAATTCAAATCCTGTAAAAATTGCATTTACCCCATTGGTCATTAAAAAAATCGATAATAAAAATGATACCGATAGTAAGCCACCACGAGGTGTATTGGCAATATCTAAAAATATATCATTAAAAAAATCTGAAGTTGTTGGAGGTAGCAAAGAGTCCATAAAAACTAAGAACTGTAATTGGAAATCGTCTATAAAATTTATATACGGTATCAAATTAAGCATGAACAGCAAGAACGGAAAAAGAGCCATAAAAAAACTGAAAGCCACAGCACTTGCTCTGGTAGAAAAAGTTCCCTTAATAATACCGCCAGAATATATTTCCCAAAGATCAAAGAATGTAAGACCATCTAACCCCGGTAAAATTATTTTAGACGTGTAGTGCCTCCAGGTATCAGAAAATTTCTGTAAAATAGATTTAGAATAGTCTTTAGGTTGCATTTAATCTACTGCTTTTAAACTAAGATCTAAATTATAAATAGAATGTGTTAGTGCACCACTAGACACATAATCTACTCCGCACTGCGCGTATTTTCTTACAGATTCTAAAGTGATACCTCCACTAGATTCGGTTAGACATTTATCTCCTATTAAATTTACCGCTTTTACCGTATCATCAAAATTAAAATTATCTATAAGTATTCTGTAAATTCCTCCACATGCTAAGATCTGTTTTATCTCATCTAAGTTTCGCGCTTCCACAATAATCTTAAGATCTAGCTCCTTATCCTTTAAATATTGTTTCGTTTTAGAAATTGCGTTATCAATACCACCGGCAAAATCTATATGGTTATCCTTGAGCATGATCATATCAAAAAGTCCGAACCTATGATTCTCCCCACCTCCAATTTTTACAGCCCATTTCTCTAAAGCTCTAATTCCCGGTGTAGTTTTTCTGGTGTCTAAGATCTTTGTTTTAGTACCTTCCAGCTTCTTTACAAATTCATTGGTCTTGGTAGCTATAGCACTCATTCTTTGCATTGCATTTAACACAAGTCTTTCTGCTTTTAATATAGATTGAGAAGAACCCTCAACATAAAATACAATATCACCCCTTTTTACTGGAGTTCCATCTTCAACAAGAGTCTCTACTTTTAGCGATTCATCTACCTTAGCAAATACATGCTTAGCAAATTCTACTCCTGCAATTATACCATTATCTTTAACTAATAACTTTGCTTT is from Gillisia sp. Hel1_33_143 and encodes:
- the priA gene encoding primosomal protein N'; amino-acid sequence: MDFYIDVILPLPLDNLFTYKVNEEEADFLNPGARVAVPFGKTKIYTGIVSKIHNEKPLVYEAKPIEQILDKTSIVTITQLEFWFWVSRYYMCTVGEVMKAALPGAFLLESETLIELDKTFDHDHVSLNDQEYLIVEALQRQSTLKINEIMQLLDRKMVLPLVNSMVAKNILLINQEIFEQYKPRLLRYVKLDERYTKEAEMHKLLDDLSKAPKQREAILTWFQYYGNSKKPVLLKTLSNESGVSASVIKALIDKEVFVEYHLKTDRIQFDLDDVEQTFLLNEWQEKAFNEIQEGLENDEVCLLHGVTSSGKTEIYIKSIEKIIAQGKQVLYLLPEIALTSQLVSRLQAYFGEQVLVYHSKYSINERMEVYTHVLNKSSKARIILGARSSIFLPFQDLGLIVVDEEHETTFKQFDPAPRYNARDAAVVLASIHSGKVILGSATPSLESFYNATHNKYKLVTLDRRFGNVQLPEIEIVDLQEKYKKKKMTGHFSDKLLKEIKLTLEEGEQVILFQNRRGYSPILECTTCGHSPQCPNCDVSLTYHNFSNQLRCHYCGYHMAMQKQCMACGSVDLTTKGFGTEQIETELKALLPDAKIGRMDLDTTRGKHGHQKIISAFEQEAIDVLVGTQMLSKGLDFRKVRLVGIMNADNLLNFPDFRAHERSFQLMLQVAGRAGRTKNRGKVLIQTYNPHHRIVQQVSTGDYLGMFNEQLEDRYQYKYPPFYKLVKFTLKSRDYSKTNEAAEWFSLALKNVFQEHVLGPEFPPVARIRNEYYKNILLKIPPKQSLGKTKAHINKILTSFNSIGNWRAVRIIINVDPY
- a CDS encoding DUF2147 domain-containing protein, whose protein sequence is MKKLILCLLCVVSINLSTQAQGVFGKWKTVNDETGKPTSIIEIYEDGGEVHGKVLRILKEEDRDKRCINCDGALKDKKIEGLVVMRGLEKDGDEYSGGLVTDPKSGKEYKCKIWLDKENPDLLNIRGYIAFFYRTQTWQRAK
- a CDS encoding chalcone isomerase family protein; the protein is MKKVLILFIAMVAFAPTQAQTKAAGVTVPNTMSAEGQKLVLNGVGVREKFWMDMYAGALYLNAKSSNASEIMSSNQAMALKIHIVSKLISSEKMTDAVDEGFQNATGGKTQSIASEINTFKSYFSEEISKNDVFDIVYVPEVGVTVSKNGKNKGVIKGLEFKKALFGIWLSEKPADDDLKDAMLGKK
- a CDS encoding YihY/virulence factor BrkB family protein — translated: MQPKDYSKSILQKFSDTWRHYTSKIILPGLDGLTFFDLWEIYSGGIIKGTFSTRASAVAFSFFMALFPFLLFMLNLIPYINFIDDFQLQFLVFMDSLLPPTTSDFFNDIFLDIANTPRGGLLSVSFLLSIFLMTNGVNAIFTGFEFSYHTNANRSLVKQYIVAIGVSIVMALLLLITVILAVYLSYAVDDLSTLGSFGNNKTWTLIIKYVILILLIYIAVATLYYFGTKEGKQARFLSMGATFTTILMVLTTYLFGLYIENFARYNELYGSIGALLVMMVYIWINSNILLLGFELNASLLKMKKNLK
- the nadC gene encoding carboxylating nicotinate-nucleotide diphosphorylase: MISQEQFEKEIEIIITNALREDIGDGDHSSLACIPISALGKAKLLVKDNGIIAGVEFAKHVFAKVDESLKVETLVEDGTPVKRGDIVFYVEGSSQSILKAERLVLNAMQRMSAIATKTNEFVKKLEGTKTKILDTRKTTPGIRALEKWAVKIGGGENHRFGLFDMIMLKDNHIDFAGGIDNAISKTKQYLKDKELDLKIIVEARNLDEIKQILACGGIYRILIDNFNFDDTVKAVNLIGDKCLTESSGGITLESVRKYAQCGVDYVSSGALTHSIYNLDLSLKAVD